In Salmo salar chromosome ssa03, Ssal_v3.1, whole genome shotgun sequence, a single genomic region encodes these proteins:
- the tmem68 gene encoding DGAT1/2-independent enzyme synthesizing storage lipids, which produces MSNGNESCMFRDGAEFVACIFHAFEEWSGLGPLEDYLSYLEYLAWVFTPLVVVFILPFLIVILLYLSILFLHVYKHKNQLREAYSNNMWDGARKTLATLWDGHGFIWHGYEIHGMEKIPDEGAALIVYYHGAIPIDYYYFLANVIIQKGRIVHSVADHFLFKVPGFKLLLEVFSVIHGPQEECVKALKSGHLLGISPGGVREALLSDETYPLLWGKRRGFAQVAIDSKVPIIPMFTQNVREGFRSLGGLSFFRWSYEKFRVPMAPVYGGFPVKFRTYLGDPIPYDPNISAAELAEKTNQAVQALIDRHQIIPGNVLRALLERFHSRHKEK; this is translated from the exons ATGTCAAATGGGAACGAGTCCTGCATGTTCAGAGATGGAGCCGAGTTTGTGGCCTGCATCTTTCACGCATTTGAGGAATGGTCAGGACTAGGACCCCTGGAAGACTATCTGAGCTATCTGGAGTACCTGGCCTGGGTTTTCACCCCTCTGGTCGTTGTTTTCATCCTGCCCTTCCTCATTGtgatcctcctctacctctccatcctcttcctccatGTGTACAAACACAAGAACCAGCTCAGGGAGGCCTACTCCAACAACATGTGGGATGGTGCTAGGAAAACTCTGGCAACGTTGTGGGATGGCCACGGGTTCATATGGCACG GATATGAAATCCACGGTATGGAGAAGATTCCAGATGAAGGAGCAGCTCTTATAGTCTATTATCATGGGGCTATTCCCATCGACTATTATTACTTTCTGGCAAATGTCATAATTCAGAAGGGACGGATTGTTCACTCAGTCGCTGATCACTTTCTGTTCAAAGTTCCAG GGTTCAAGCTGCTGTTGGAGGTGTTTAGTGTGATCCATGGGCCCCAGGAAGAGTGTGTGAAGGCACTGAAAAGTGGCCACCTCCTGGGCATCTCACCTGGAGGCGTGAGGGAGGCGCTCCTCAGTGACGAGACCTATCCACTGCTCTGGGGGAAGAGAAGGGGCTTCGCACAAGTGGCTATCGATTCCAAAGTG ccaATAATTCCAATGTTTACTCAAAACGTCAGGGAAGGATTCCGATCTCTCGGCGGGTTAA GCTTTTTCAGATGGTCGTATGAAAAGTTCCGCGTGCCGATGGCCCCTGTCTATGGGGGATTTCCTGTGAAGTTTCGTACATACTTAGGTGACCCCATCCCATATGACCCTAACATTAGTGCAGCAGAGTTAGCTGAAAAG ACCAATCAAGCCGTTCAAGCACTCATTGACAGACACCAAATTATTCCTGGGAATGTCCTTCGAGCACTACTAGAGCGATTCCACAGCAGGCATAAAGAAAAATAA